One genomic window of Paenibacillus xylanilyticus includes the following:
- a CDS encoding MarR family winged helix-turn-helix transcriptional regulator, with product MLELQEIGTERSLHLYRTLAKTFKSVNEHAVSGSKVHGFNPTAYGVLEVLYMKGAQPIQQVGAQLLLQSGNVTYVIDKLEQKGLLLRKHCPQDRRIIFVELTEEGHRTMDDIYPGYAHKIDRAVSGLSESDKTLLSELLERLALGADRLSANG from the coding sequence ATGCTGGAATTACAAGAAATCGGAACCGAACGTTCACTTCATCTGTACCGCACCTTGGCCAAAACATTCAAGAGCGTGAATGAACACGCTGTATCCGGTAGCAAAGTGCACGGCTTCAACCCTACGGCATACGGGGTGCTGGAAGTGCTGTATATGAAAGGAGCACAGCCAATTCAACAGGTAGGCGCACAACTTCTGCTGCAGAGCGGGAACGTAACCTATGTCATTGATAAGCTGGAGCAAAAAGGACTCTTACTTCGCAAACACTGTCCGCAGGACAGACGGATTATATTTGTGGAACTGACAGAGGAAGGTCACCGGACCATGGATGATATCTATCCAGGTTATGCACACAAGATCGATCGTGCAGTCAGTGGTCTGAGCGAGAGTGACAAGACATTGCTGTCTGAGTTGTTGGAAAGGCTTGCGCTAGGCGCAGATCGTCTATCCGCTAATGGTTGA
- a CDS encoding aldehyde dehydrogenase family protein — translation MKKQHLFIGGKPTESVEYKALQAPYSGETLAEVSTASAEEAEAAITAAVKAGKEMRSMPAHRRADILYKLSALLEERKEEAARVIALEAAKPITAALAEVDRTVETYRFAAEEAKRLTGETVPLDAAKGGEGRIGYTMRQPLGVIGAITPFNFPMNLVAHKVGPALAAGNTIVLKPAEQTPLSAYYIANLLQEAGLPDGALNVVSGEGKTIGDVLVSDPRVAHITFTGSPAVGTSIRSQAGLKRVTLELGSNAAVIVDQDADLDKVVPRCVTGAFTYQGQVCISLQRIYVHSAIADEFIRRFAEAAKQVVTGDPLNPDTVVSALITAKDVQRTLEWIEEAKQAGATVAAGGEAEGGVLRPTVLVNVPRDAKVSCQEVFAPIVVINTVNSVQEGIDHVNDSIYGLQAGIFTNNIHTALHAADHIEAGGVMINDIPTFRVDHMPYGGVKQSGMGREGVKYAVEEMTELKFVMFNKN, via the coding sequence CCATAACAGCTGCCGTTAAGGCTGGCAAGGAGATGCGCAGCATGCCTGCTCACCGGCGTGCAGACATCCTGTACAAGCTCTCCGCCCTGCTGGAAGAGCGGAAGGAAGAGGCAGCACGAGTGATTGCGCTGGAAGCGGCCAAACCAATCACGGCTGCGCTTGCGGAAGTGGATCGTACGGTGGAAACGTACCGTTTTGCCGCAGAAGAAGCGAAGCGGCTCACAGGGGAGACCGTTCCCCTGGATGCAGCCAAGGGCGGCGAAGGGCGCATCGGATATACCATGCGACAGCCTCTGGGTGTCATCGGGGCAATTACGCCGTTTAATTTTCCGATGAATTTGGTGGCACACAAGGTTGGACCTGCACTTGCAGCAGGTAATACCATTGTTCTGAAACCAGCTGAGCAGACACCGTTGTCTGCCTACTATATTGCGAACCTGCTTCAGGAAGCCGGGTTGCCGGATGGTGCATTAAACGTGGTAAGCGGGGAAGGCAAAACGATTGGTGATGTGCTCGTATCCGATCCGCGCGTAGCCCATATTACATTTACGGGCAGCCCAGCGGTAGGTACTAGCATTCGCAGTCAGGCAGGATTGAAACGGGTAACGCTGGAACTTGGATCAAATGCAGCTGTCATTGTGGATCAGGATGCAGATCTGGACAAAGTCGTGCCAAGATGTGTGACAGGTGCTTTTACGTATCAGGGTCAGGTATGCATTTCATTGCAGCGCATTTACGTACACAGTGCTATCGCAGACGAATTCATACGCCGCTTCGCGGAAGCCGCGAAGCAAGTCGTGACAGGAGATCCGCTGAACCCGGATACGGTTGTTTCGGCACTCATTACAGCCAAAGACGTCCAGCGGACACTGGAATGGATCGAAGAGGCAAAACAGGCAGGAGCTACGGTCGCCGCAGGAGGAGAGGCCGAAGGGGGCGTGCTGCGTCCAACCGTACTCGTTAACGTGCCGCGTGATGCCAAGGTGTCGTGCCAGGAAGTTTTTGCACCGATTGTTGTTATTAATACGGTGAATTCGGTCCAAGAAGGCATTGATCACGTGAATGATTCCATCTATGGGCTTCAGGCGGGTATTTTCACGAACAATATCCATACTGCACTGCATGCAGCTGATCATATCGAGGCTGGAGGAGTCATGATTAACGACATTCCTACGTTCCGGGTGGATCACATGCCATACGGTGGTGTGAAGCAGAGCGGTATGGGACGTGAAGGTGTCAAATACGCCGTTGAAGAAATGACAGAACTCAAATTTGTCATGTTCAATAAAAATTAA
- a CDS encoding GAF domain-containing protein, whose translation MFQAVSYEGTRSEQHTAVLGQLSALIRDEPSAIANLANAAALLNVFLTDTNWVGFYLYDGKELVLGPFQGLPACIRIPLGRGVCGTSAAERRTLVVDDVHAFPGHIACDAASNSEIVVPIIKDGELYGVLDIDSPIKNRFDDEDRIFLEQAVKLLTEQL comes from the coding sequence ATGTTTCAAGCTGTTTCCTATGAAGGAACACGAAGCGAGCAGCACACCGCCGTCCTGGGACAGTTAAGTGCTCTGATCCGCGATGAACCAAGCGCCATTGCCAATCTGGCAAACGCTGCGGCGCTGCTCAATGTATTTTTAACCGATACCAATTGGGTCGGATTCTACCTGTATGATGGCAAAGAACTTGTTCTTGGTCCATTCCAAGGGCTGCCTGCCTGCATCCGTATTCCGCTCGGACGCGGGGTATGCGGCACATCTGCGGCGGAACGACGTACACTCGTTGTTGACGATGTTCATGCTTTTCCAGGTCATATCGCCTGCGATGCCGCATCGAACAGTGAGATTGTCGTGCCCATTATCAAAGACGGCGAATTATACGGGGTGCTCGATATCGACAGCCCGATCAAAAACCGTTTTGACGACGAAGATCGTATTTTCCTGGAACAGGCCGTCAAACTGCTCACAGAGCAGCTGTAA
- a CDS encoding MerR family transcriptional regulator produces the protein MAYTMADVSGMSGISLIELSQYVKSGWLTPAFAGRDQNEVYYEKPELLKLQQILFCKELGVEQEEIGSMLQEDHRDIIHMMQQQRIQLLEKALHLHGLIQTLDKTISHLQGEYELEVRELYQGFVKKGHHNMLPDSTEAPNHEPVITNNWHPAQSEPAISYDGELKTKEDYLDSQEKIDRINRDLQRAIEDGLTPESPEVQHIIGRHLEWVKDYYTPTAEIYRDLGNLYVEHQNFRQMYDGYHPKLAEFLRDGMMIKAEQELA, from the coding sequence ATGGCATATACCATGGCGGACGTATCCGGCATGTCCGGTATCAGTCTGATTGAATTGAGCCAATATGTGAAATCAGGTTGGCTAACACCTGCATTTGCAGGTAGAGACCAAAATGAAGTTTATTATGAGAAACCGGAGCTGTTGAAGCTCCAGCAGATTTTGTTCTGTAAGGAGCTGGGAGTGGAGCAGGAAGAGATCGGCTCCATGCTGCAGGAAGATCATCGTGATATCATTCATATGATGCAGCAGCAGCGCATTCAGCTGCTTGAGAAAGCATTGCATTTGCATGGCTTGATCCAGACTCTGGACAAAACCATTTCCCATTTGCAGGGAGAATATGAGCTTGAGGTTCGTGAGTTGTATCAAGGTTTTGTCAAAAAAGGGCATCACAATATGCTGCCTGATTCAACGGAGGCACCGAACCATGAACCGGTCATAACGAATAACTGGCATCCAGCACAATCTGAACCAGCCATATCTTATGACGGGGAACTCAAAACCAAAGAAGATTACCTGGATTCCCAGGAAAAAATAGACCGAATCAACCGGGACCTGCAGCGGGCGATCGAAGATGGCCTTACACCTGAATCCCCGGAAGTTCAGCACATCATTGGCAGACATCTCGAATGGGTCAAGGATTACTACACGCCTACTGCGGAAATCTATCGTGATTTGGGCAATCTGTATGTGGAGCATCAAAATTTCCGCCAAATGTACGACGGTTATCATCCGAAGCTGGCTGAATTTTTGCGAGACGGCATGATGATCAAAGCGGAACAGGAATTGGCCTAG
- a CDS encoding MDR family MFS transporter, whose product MKRSFILAGLLLATFLSAIEGTVIGPAGPTIVSELGSVQLLSWIFTAYLLTMAVSTPIFGKFSDLYGRKPVFLIGCALFLLGSLLCCFSQNMEQLIIFRAIQGIGAGAVVPVTFTIIGDIYRIEERGKIQGWISSVWGISSLAGPLLGGYFVDNLGWQWIFGFNVPFGLLAMWFVFRYLKEDISPRTAKIDYVGALTFTVGITALLFVLSAGGQYYAWSSPLILGLSAVAVVFMILFFVVEKRAQAPMVPLHLFRIRDIRVANIAGLLTSTLMIGLTSYLPLWVQGVRGGNATESGLLLAPMSVGWLIGSVLAGRLLMKIGSRLTALIGLTGIAIGSGGLFLVGGTSPQAVLFILTFIYGLGFGFAFTIFTIIAQSSVGYQERGSSTALHTFMRTLGQTIGAAVFGTWLNYRISKLSSEQHLADAGISERDLNELLAPHTDAAFSDDKWALLRNVLEGSLHSLFVIMFVIAIVSWLTTLALRKRLIVPEEAEAGAEMPKQAKVAGK is encoded by the coding sequence TTGAAACGCAGTTTCATCTTGGCGGGATTGTTGCTGGCCACCTTTTTGTCAGCGATCGAAGGAACGGTCATTGGTCCGGCGGGGCCAACGATTGTCAGTGAGCTGGGAAGTGTGCAGCTGCTTAGCTGGATCTTTACCGCATATCTGCTCACGATGGCTGTCAGCACGCCGATTTTTGGCAAGTTCAGTGATCTTTACGGCCGAAAGCCCGTCTTCCTGATTGGCTGTGCATTGTTTTTGCTCGGTTCATTGCTATGCTGCTTCTCACAGAATATGGAGCAGCTGATTATTTTCCGTGCCATTCAGGGGATTGGAGCAGGAGCGGTTGTGCCTGTTACGTTTACGATTATTGGAGACATTTACCGAATTGAAGAACGAGGCAAAATTCAGGGCTGGATCAGCTCGGTGTGGGGCATATCTTCCCTGGCAGGGCCGCTGCTTGGCGGTTACTTTGTCGATAATCTCGGTTGGCAGTGGATTTTTGGATTCAACGTGCCATTTGGCCTGCTTGCCATGTGGTTCGTATTTCGTTATTTGAAGGAAGACATCTCACCTCGTACCGCCAAAATCGACTACGTCGGTGCGCTGACCTTCACGGTGGGCATAACGGCATTACTCTTTGTGTTGTCAGCAGGCGGGCAGTATTATGCCTGGAGCTCTCCACTCATTTTGGGACTGAGTGCAGTTGCTGTTGTATTCATGATCTTATTCTTCGTCGTTGAGAAAAGAGCCCAGGCGCCGATGGTTCCACTGCATCTGTTCCGTATACGGGACATCCGTGTTGCCAATATTGCGGGACTGCTCACCAGCACGTTGATGATCGGCCTGACCAGTTATTTGCCGTTATGGGTACAGGGCGTTCGCGGAGGCAACGCGACTGAATCCGGACTGCTGCTCGCGCCGATGTCTGTAGGTTGGTTAATCGGTAGCGTTTTGGCAGGTCGTCTGTTGATGAAAATTGGGTCACGTCTGACTGCACTCATTGGATTGACCGGAATCGCGATCGGCTCGGGAGGGCTGTTCCTGGTTGGGGGAACATCCCCGCAGGCCGTGCTGTTTATTTTGACCTTTATTTATGGACTTGGCTTTGGATTTGCGTTTACGATATTCACCATCATTGCACAGTCCTCTGTGGGATATCAGGAACGCGGATCTTCAACGGCACTGCATACGTTCATGCGTACTCTGGGGCAAACGATTGGCGCAGCCGTATTTGGCACATGGTTGAATTACCGGATATCGAAATTATCCAGTGAACAGCACCTGGCCGATGCCGGCATTTCCGAACGGGATCTGAATGAGCTTCTCGCACCGCATACAGATGCTGCCTTTTCGGATGACAAATGGGCATTGCTTAGGAATGTGTTGGAAGGCAGTTTGCATTCCCTGTTTGTCATCATGTTCGTCATTGCGATCGTATCCTGGTTAACTACATTGGCATTACGCAAACGTTTAATCGTACCGGAAGAGGCAGAGGCAGGGGCTGAAATGCCAAAACAGGCCAAGGTTGCCGGGAAGTGA
- a CDS encoding MFS transporter, giving the protein MEMTMKGQRGLKHNRPFVTLMVAQAISNLGDWLHLLAILTLVGIRWNATPWEITFTTLCAALPVLITGPFAGALADRMNRKWLMIAADGARVVIVAGFIFADQIWHVYILLILKSLFDVVFSPAKNRKLKEFVPHGQLAQAVSISSVIEQMSKIIGPALGGLLVAAFGITWCFVLDSASFLISGIILLWIPGKRVIQSARPSVQESKGEEIRGFSSREKGAFLRDTLEGVRMLASLPQVGSSLILLASAILFLQFADSQTVVLFRQLPGISSDLLGWCVGASGVGTLIAAMSVRKWKRAGHVLKMGLGTSITGLVIGAAGVVVGVWPHAGLGANLLLISMFALAGIGIGFAVVPFQILLQEQTPEAMTGRVFGTVGSVMTASNIMGPVVGGFLVTSFGVIPAFICSSILMTLLGLVYVLKRRSKKMDVTVASEAVAVSE; this is encoded by the coding sequence ATGGAAATGACAATGAAGGGACAACGCGGACTGAAGCATAACCGTCCGTTTGTAACACTGATGGTGGCACAGGCCATCTCCAATCTGGGCGATTGGCTGCACTTGTTGGCAATCTTGACGTTAGTGGGAATACGTTGGAATGCTACGCCGTGGGAAATTACATTTACTACACTTTGTGCGGCATTGCCTGTGCTGATCACAGGGCCGTTTGCAGGTGCGCTGGCGGACCGGATGAATCGGAAATGGTTGATGATCGCGGCGGACGGTGCACGAGTCGTGATTGTTGCCGGGTTCATATTTGCCGACCAGATCTGGCATGTATACATATTGCTTATTCTCAAATCGTTATTCGACGTCGTATTCTCACCTGCCAAGAACAGGAAGTTGAAGGAATTTGTGCCGCATGGGCAGCTGGCTCAAGCCGTTTCCATCAGCTCGGTGATCGAACAGATGTCCAAAATTATAGGTCCTGCGCTGGGTGGATTGCTGGTCGCAGCCTTTGGTATTACCTGGTGTTTTGTTCTGGATTCCGCTTCATTTCTCATCTCGGGTATTATTTTGCTGTGGATTCCGGGTAAGCGGGTGATCCAATCTGCAAGACCGTCCGTACAAGAAAGTAAGGGAGAAGAAATAAGAGGCTTTTCATCCCGAGAGAAAGGTGCCTTCTTGAGGGATACGCTGGAAGGCGTTCGTATGCTTGCTTCACTTCCACAGGTAGGGTCTTCTCTTATTTTGCTGGCATCCGCTATTCTATTCCTGCAATTTGCTGATTCCCAGACCGTTGTCCTGTTCAGACAGCTGCCCGGAATTTCGAGCGATCTGTTGGGGTGGTGCGTTGGTGCAAGTGGGGTTGGTACGTTAATAGCAGCCATGAGTGTGAGGAAGTGGAAAAGGGCAGGACATGTGCTGAAGATGGGGCTAGGGACATCGATAACGGGGCTTGTCATTGGTGCAGCAGGAGTTGTTGTCGGTGTATGGCCGCATGCTGGTCTGGGTGCCAACCTGCTGCTGATATCGATGTTTGCCCTGGCAGGAATCGGAATTGGGTTCGCTGTGGTGCCTTTTCAAATTTTGCTGCAGGAACAAACGCCTGAAGCGATGACTGGGCGTGTATTTGGGACTGTTGGCAGCGTCATGACAGCTAGCAATATTATGGGTCCTGTTGTAGGGGGATTTCTGGTCACATCGTTTGGTGTTATCCCGGCCTTTATATGTTCTAGCATTTTGATGACCCTCTTGGGATTGGTCTATGTATTAAAGCGCAGATCGAAAAAGATGGATGTAACGGTGGCGAGTGAGGCAGTGGCTGTAAGCGAATAG
- a CDS encoding GNAT family N-acetyltransferase, with the protein MYKSKGRIPELETARLRLRKMRRRDAAQMFAYWSDREVTRYMNLAPMIGTSEAADMIGLLNHMAGEEEAIRWGIELKETGRLIGSCGYNTWQLEGAFRGEIGYELGRDYWRHGYMTEVFSVMLPFGYETMGLNRIEALVDPRNAASGEFLINQGFTREGLLRQVQHTSTGFKDMVMYSLLYDEWLRKHRK; encoded by the coding sequence ATGTATAAATCCAAAGGGAGAATTCCCGAACTCGAGACAGCACGACTTCGTCTGCGCAAAATGCGCCGCCGGGATGCGGCTCAGATGTTCGCATACTGGTCAGACCGGGAGGTGACCCGCTATATGAATCTGGCGCCGATGATCGGGACAAGTGAAGCTGCGGATATGATTGGGTTGCTTAATCATATGGCAGGGGAAGAGGAGGCGATTCGCTGGGGCATCGAGCTGAAGGAGACTGGCCGTCTTATCGGAAGCTGTGGATACAATACATGGCAGCTTGAAGGCGCATTCCGCGGAGAGATTGGTTACGAGCTGGGTCGTGACTACTGGCGGCATGGATATATGACCGAAGTGTTCTCGGTGATGCTGCCTTTCGGGTATGAGACCATGGGGCTTAACCGGATAGAAGCATTGGTCGACCCACGAAATGCCGCTTCCGGAGAGTTTCTAATCAACCAAGGCTTCACGCGTGAAGGTCTGCTTCGCCAGGTACAGCATACGTCAACAGGATTTAAGGATATGGTGATGTACTCCCTGCTGTACGATGAGTGGCTGCGCAAGCACCGTAAATAA